Genomic segment of Pseudomonas sp. DY-1:
CCTCGAGGTGCTCGGCGAACAGGTCAAGGCGGGCAAGATCCGCCACATCGGCCTGTCCAACGAAACGCCCTGGGGCACCATGAAGTTCCTCCAGCTCGCCGATCAGCTCGGCCTGCCACGCGTCGCTTCCATCCAGAACCCCTACAACCTGCTCAACCGCAGCTTCGAAGTGGGCCTGGCGGAAGTGGCGATGCGCGAGCAATGCGGCCTCCTCGCCTATTCCCCCATGGCATTCGGCATGCTTTCCGGCAAGTACGAGAACGGTGCTCGCCCTGCGAACGCCCGGATAACCCTGTTCAGTCGCTTCACCCGCTACACCAACCCGCAGTCTCAGGCAGCCTGCTCGCGTTACGTGCAACTCGCTAGGGAACACGGTCTGGATCCAGCGCAGATGGCGCTTGCCTTTGTCACTGCCCAACCTTTCGTGACCAGCAACATCATTGGCGCCACTTCCCTTGAGCAATTGGAGACAAACCTGCGCAGTACCGAGCTGAGACTTTCCGAAGGCGTTCTGGAAGGCATTGCCGCCATCCACAAGGACCAACCGAACCCGGCTCCCTGAGAACAAGAAAGCCCGGCAATCGCCGGGCTTCTTGCTTTTGCAGAGGTAGGTCAAACCAGGGAACGGGCGATGATCTCCTTCATGATCTCGTTGGTACCGGCATAAATCCGCTGCACCCGCGCATCCGCCCAGGCCCGAGCTACCGCGTATTCCCACATGAAACCGTATCCACCGTGCAGCTGCACGCA
This window contains:
- a CDS encoding NADP(H)-dependent aldo-keto reductase, with translation MEYRQLGRTDLKVSSLCLGTMTWGEQNTESEAFAQIERAKGYGINFMDTAEMYPVPPRAETYSATETIIGNWFAKHRDRADWVLASKVAGPGNGISHIRGGNLKHNREHITAALDASLKRLQTDWIDLYQLHWPERSTNFFGQLGYQHKDEAFTPLQETLEVLGEQVKAGKIRHIGLSNETPWGTMKFLQLADQLGLPRVASIQNPYNLLNRSFEVGLAEVAMREQCGLLAYSPMAFGMLSGKYENGARPANARITLFSRFTRYTNPQSQAACSRYVQLAREHGLDPAQMALAFVTAQPFVTSNIIGATSLEQLETNLRSTELRLSEGVLEGIAAIHKDQPNPAP